A segment of the Methanothermococcus thermolithotrophicus DSM 2095 genome:
AGTGGGACTAAAATCAGGGAAAGTATCTTAAATGGAGATTTTGATAGTATAAAACATATGCTTCCAGAATCTACCTTAAAAATTCTTAAAAAATATTATGAAGAAGGAATATCCAACATTATACTGAATAGGTTTGAAGACCGAATAATAGAAACCGCTAATGAATTTGAGCTGAAAGAATATTTACCCGAAAATTTAGCTGAAAAAATAGAAAAAAACCGACCATATAATAGTTTAGAAGAACTTAAAGATTCAATACCTTATGGATTCTCGAAAAATTACAAGGAGAGAATCATATCAAAACTGGAAGCTCGGATAGAGAAAGAAGTTATATCCGAATACATTAAAAACTATCCATCAGAAATAAAGGTTTTAATGAAAAAAGATGATTAAATGCTTGTTTAAGAGTTAAAAAATAACAAAAGGCGATATTTTGCAGAAGCAAAGATTCTGTCTAGATACAACTGCAATTACAGATAGTGAAGTTAGAAAATCCCTTGGAGCAAAAACCATATCTGAATCAGCGGAGATTATCCTTGATCTAATAGCAAAAGCAAGGGTTCATCTGGATATCTCCTGCCATATCCCATACAAATCAGTATATAATGAATTGGTGGGATTCTTACAGAGAGAAGAATGTCCACGTGAAATATTGATAAAGGTGGATACCTGGCTTGTGAAAAAAACCCCAAATAGGTATGAAATAAAAATCCCAGCTGAAATATTTTATGAATACATTAGTGACTTAAGGGAAAGAATAAATAAAGGTATGAGAATAAGTGAAAGTGCAATGTATGAAACTGCATCAGAGGCCTACATATATTCACAGGCAAATGAGAAAAACAGGCAGGATGTAATTAATGAGGTACTGTCAAAATCAGTAAATAGTTTTAGAAATAAATATAGAGGTGCCTTAAGGACAGGCACTTTAGACAGTGCCCCCGATTTAGACGTTCTTCTGCTTGCAAAGGAATTAGATGCAGCAGTAGTTGCAAGTGACGAAGGAATTGAAAAATGGGCTCAAAGGTTAGGGTTGAGATTTGTTAATGCAAAGGATTTCCCATTCATACTTAAAGAATATCTTAACATGTGGGAAGTAAAAAATAAATAGATTAAAACATTTTAATTACAGTAAAATTAAACACGGTGAAAGAAGGATGGTATTGCTAATGATAAGGGGAGACAGCTATGAAAAAATTAAAAATGCTCTAGCTGATGTCCACAGGCATGCAAAATTAACAATATCTGGAAAGCCAAGAATAATGGTTCCAGAAGCTGCTGACGAAATTTTAAGGCATATTGTAGGAGAAATCAAAAAACCTTGTAAAAAAGCCTGTATTGTAAAGGTAGAAGAAAATGCACCACAGGCAATAGATAGAATAAGAAAAATAC
Coding sequences within it:
- a CDS encoding RNA ligase partner protein; this translates as MQKQRFCLDTTAITDSEVRKSLGAKTISESAEIILDLIAKARVHLDISCHIPYKSVYNELVGFLQREECPREILIKVDTWLVKKTPNRYEIKIPAEIFYEYISDLRERINKGMRISESAMYETASEAYIYSQANEKNRQDVINEVLSKSVNSFRNKYRGALRTGTLDSAPDLDVLLLAKELDAAVVASDEGIEKWAQRLGLRFVNAKDFPFILKEYLNMWEVKNK
- a CDS encoding DUF356 domain-containing protein, with product MVLLMIRGDSYEKIKNALADVHRHAKLTISGKPRIMVPEAADEILRHIVGEIKKPCKKACIVKVEENAPQAIDRIRKIHPPAHIVIISERHEPYFYLLDDFPKMPTLKGYYKSKNEVAEENEKQEKLKKRKIANKTK